CCGGAGCCCCCCATGATCCTCTCCCGCTACGTCACCTCCTACCCTTGCCCCGATTCACCCGACCATCTCCTCCTCTTTGCCTGCCGCACCGGCGCGGTGGTGCGGGTTTCTGCCGCCACTCTCGAAGCGGCGCGGGCCGGTACCCTTTCCTCTGCCGCTTCTGATCCCCTCGAAAAGCACGGCTTCCTCGTGGCGAGCCCTGAGGCGGAACGTGAAGAGATGCTCTCCTGGTTCGACCGGATCAACGCCCGGCGGCGCCGCGCGGGGATCGTGGCGGTCATGACCCGCCGCTGCAACCTGGCCTGCCCCTACTGCTTCGAGGGTGGGCAGGCGCCGGAAGGGGATATGGCCGAGGAGACCGCCGACCTTCTGGTGGCGATGATCGGGCGGGAATGCTTTGCTCAGGAGTGGCGGGTGGATCTGGATTTCTACGGCGGCGAGCCGCTCCTGCGGCCGGACCTGATCCGGCGCATCGCCGCGCCCCTGAAGGTGGCCGGGGGTGATCTGTTCCACGGCCATCTGGTCAGTAACGGCACCCTCTTTGACCGGCAGGTGATGACGGAACTGGCGGCCCTGGGCATCGAGTCGGTGAAGGTTACCCTGGATGGTCCGCCCCCGGTCCACGACCGCTACCGCCCCTACGGCGGCGGTGCCGGGAGTTTTTACGACATCCTGCGGGGGATGGGGGAGGTGGCGGATCTGGTTAAGATCCAGGTGGGGGGGAACTTCACCAGGGAGACCTGGCGGGAGTACCCCGTGCTCCTGGACCTGCTCCTGGCGGAGGGGTTCACCCCCGAGCGGCTCGGCGCGGTGCGGTTCACCCCGGCCGTGGGGGGAAAGGGTGGGAAGGCGCTTCCCCACTTCGCCGAGGGGTGCGTCACCTGCGAGGAGCCGTGGCTGGCCGAGGCGGAGCTGACCCTGCGGGATGAACTGGTGAAACGGGGCTTCAGTGTGCCGAAGCCCGGCCCCTTCTCCTGCATGATCGAGCTGGAAAGCGACCTGGCCGTGGATGCCGACGGCACCTGCTACAAGTGCCCCGCCTTCATGGGGCACGAAGGGTATGCCGTGGGGAACCTGCGCGACGATCTTGGCGGCATCGCCCCGGCCTACGGGCGCGACATCTGGAAGAAGGATGAGTGCCTCGACTGCGCCTACCTCCCCCTCTGCTTCGGCGGCTGCCGCTACATGAGGCTGGCGGAAGCGGGGGCCGTGGACGTGGTGTCGTGCCAGCGGGAGCACCTGGACGCCACGGTGGAGGCGATGGTGCGGCGGGGGGTGGAGAAGGGAAATCAGACGCCATCTTGACTTGGTGAAACCATTGCACTACTATTGCTGTATATGCCGACCATCAAGCATTTCCGACACTGCCGACTGACCATCTACCCCAACGAGCACGGGACGCCCCATTTTCATTTGGAATTCACCGATGGCGACCGCTGCTCCGTCGCCATTGAAACGCTGGAAATACTCGTCGGCGAAGTGCGCCCGATGCGGAAGATGGCCGAGGCAATGGCGTGGGCCCAAGAGAATAGGGAACTGTTGCTGGAGAAATGGAAGGAGATTACACAATGAACAAGCCGCCGCGGATCGAGGAAGTAACCGCCACGCCCCCGGCGACCCTGACCATCCGCTGGTCTACGGGTGAAACGCTGACCGCCGATATCGGCGACTGGATCAACCGTTTCGCCCTGTTGGCGCCGCTGCGGGATGCGTCGGTCTTTTCCGGGGCACGGGTGGGGTGGTACGGGCACAGCGTCGAGTGGGGAGAAGGGGTTGAGCTTGGCGCGGACGAGCTCTATTCCCGTTGCCGCGCCCAGGCGGGCGAGCCGTCGCCGGCCGAGTTCGATGCCTGGATGCGGGCCAACAACCTCTCCCTGGCGTCGGCGGCAGAGGCCATCGGCATGTCCCGGAGGATGGTGGCCAATTACCGGACCGGCAGCAAACCTATACCGCGGCACGTCTGGCTTGCCTGCATCGGGTGGGAGACCATCAAGGGGCGCCGGGCGGCGTAGATCAAATACCCCCTCACCCGCCCTTCGGGCACCCTCTCCCACAACGGGGAGAGGGAATTTCACCCCTCGCCCCTTGTGGGAGAGGGGCAGGGGAGAGGGGGATAATCCCCCTACGACAACAGCCTATCCAGGTGGTCGAAATCCAGCACTTCCTCCGCCTGGGCCTTGACGAGATCGATCTTCTCGGTGTCCTCGGCGCTGATCTTTGAGACGTGGTACTTCATGGCGGAAAAGACGTCGGCGGTGGTCTCGTGGATGCGGATGTAGGGGATGAGGCTGTCGTCGAGGATTTTCTGGGTGATGGCCGATACCGGGGCGTGGCCGGGGATGACGAGGCCGGCGATTTTTTCCCGGTAGGCGGGGATGTTGTAGAGGGAAGAGAGGGTGACGATGAGTTCGTCACGGGAGCTGGTCACCACGAGGAGCGATGACTGCTCCAGCCCGTCGATGACCTTCTGGGACGAGGCGGCGCCCAACTGCATGTGGTGGACGATGCGGGTCCCCTGGCTCTGGTCTCCCCGCAGGGGGTGGGCCAGGAGCCGCGCGATGTTGTTCAGAGTGGGGTTGGCGAGGATCGGAGACCAGTCGAAGGCCCCGATGACGCTGATGTTGTGGGGGTTGAAGGCCCGCTGGAGATACGAGAGGGAGGTCTCCCGCTTCTCGGGTATGAGCTTGTTCACCAGGAGCATCCGCAGGTCGGCCCCTTCCATCCGGTAAAGGGGGAGGTTCAGCTGGACCGAGTCGATGACGTTGCCGATGCCGCCGCCGGAGACCATGATGACCGGTGCATCCACCAGCTTCGCCACCTTTGCGTTGTTCATGCCG
The nucleotide sequence above comes from Geobacter benzoatilyticus. Encoded proteins:
- the gptM gene encoding geopeptide radical SAM maturase, encoding MILSRYVTSYPCPDSPDHLLLFACRTGAVVRVSAATLEAARAGTLSSAASDPLEKHGFLVASPEAEREEMLSWFDRINARRRRAGIVAVMTRRCNLACPYCFEGGQAPEGDMAEETADLLVAMIGRECFAQEWRVDLDFYGGEPLLRPDLIRRIAAPLKVAGGDLFHGHLVSNGTLFDRQVMTELAALGIESVKVTLDGPPPVHDRYRPYGGGAGSFYDILRGMGEVADLVKIQVGGNFTRETWREYPVLLDLLLAEGFTPERLGAVRFTPAVGGKGGKALPHFAEGCVTCEEPWLAEAELTLRDELVKRGFSVPKPGPFSCMIELESDLAVDADGTCYKCPAFMGHEGYAVGNLRDDLGGIAPAYGRDIWKKDECLDCAYLPLCFGGCRYMRLAEAGAVDVVSCQREHLDATVEAMVRRGVEKGNQTPS
- a CDS encoding DUF4160 domain-containing protein, producing the protein MPTIKHFRHCRLTIYPNEHGTPHFHLEFTDGDRCSVAIETLEILVGEVRPMRKMAEAMAWAQENRELLLEKWKEITQ
- a CDS encoding DUF2442 domain-containing protein; this translates as MNKPPRIEEVTATPPATLTIRWSTGETLTADIGDWINRFALLAPLRDASVFSGARVGWYGHSVEWGEGVELGADELYSRCRAQAGEPSPAEFDAWMRANNLSLASAAEAIGMSRRMVANYRTGSKPIPRHVWLACIGWETIKGRRAA
- a CDS encoding AAA family ATPase, producing the protein MCKKVFIAATGMNSGKTTISVSLMHLALKKYGRVGFIKAIGPKCQVVNGLTVDMDAALMARIFGLEDNIAHMSPVVLERGATKKFIDGDISPLWPAERINEAVQELERKNDYLIIEGSGHGGVGSVIGMNNAKVAKLVDAPVIMVSGGGIGNVIDSVQLNLPLYRMEGADLRMLLVNKLIPEKRETSLSYLQRAFNPHNISVIGAFDWSPILANPTLNNIARLLAHPLRGDQSQGTRIVHHMQLGAASSQKVIDGLEQSSLLVVTSSRDELIVTLSSLYNIPAYREKIAGLVIPGHAPVSAITQKILDDSLIPYIRIHETTADVFSAMKYHVSKISAEDTEKIDLVKAQAEEVLDFDHLDRLLS